In Gemmata obscuriglobus, a single genomic region encodes these proteins:
- a CDS encoding retropepsin-like aspartic protease has product MSHPFSPDAHRLSLLATVTGPHRTQQFRLTLDTGSALTVLSRMFLLQLGCDFSCPVGHARLPTATGTARVPLVRVSAISALGRLRTDFPVAALDFPVGVETDGLLGLDFFRGFVLTLDFVRSRMNLSRRRWWRFWS; this is encoded by the coding sequence ATGAGCCATCCGTTTTCGCCCGACGCTCACCGGCTCAGCCTTCTGGCAACGGTCACCGGTCCGCACCGGACGCAACAGTTTCGCTTAACACTCGATACCGGGTCCGCACTGACCGTACTGTCGCGCATGTTCTTACTGCAACTCGGGTGCGACTTCTCGTGTCCGGTCGGACACGCCCGGTTGCCCACCGCGACCGGAACCGCTCGCGTCCCACTGGTTCGCGTGTCCGCAATCAGCGCACTGGGCCGGTTGCGCACCGATTTCCCCGTCGCGGCACTCGACTTCCCGGTGGGGGTCGAAACGGACGGGCTTCTCGGGTTGGACTTCTTTCGCGGGTTCGTTCTCACGCTCGATTTCGTTCGCAGCCGGATGAACTTGTCGCGGCGCCGCTGGTGGCGCTTCTGGTCGTAA
- a CDS encoding phytoene/squalene synthase family protein, which translates to MNVEHLVTPVRPSAPAVPRGAPRTAPLIPRSFQACRAITAAANSSFPLAFRLLCPAKRRAMNALYAYMRVTDDLADEDGAVEAKRAKLAAWRVSLKAALGGAFTHPVHPALAETVRRYDIPPQYLFDAIDGMETDLGPVRMQTFSELYPYCYRVASAVGLACVRIWGIRPGVTFSDTDQPAEAVGIAFQLTNILRDLAEDYARERVYLPADELARSGCPPELWRDPGNAANFRAMMQAQVTRAREYYRRGAALLPLLSREGWAICHMMFNSYRALLDEIERRGYDVFTARVRVPKWRKVAAFGSGYLIKWGVV; encoded by the coding sequence GTGAACGTCGAGCACCTCGTGACACCGGTACGGCCGAGCGCGCCCGCGGTGCCCCGCGGTGCGCCCCGCACCGCACCCCTCATCCCCCGGTCTTTCCAGGCTTGCCGCGCCATCACCGCCGCGGCGAACAGTTCGTTCCCGCTGGCGTTCCGCCTCCTGTGCCCCGCGAAGCGGCGGGCGATGAACGCCCTCTACGCGTACATGCGGGTCACCGACGATCTGGCCGACGAGGACGGAGCGGTCGAGGCGAAGCGGGCCAAGCTCGCGGCGTGGCGTGTCAGTTTAAAGGCCGCACTCGGCGGCGCGTTCACCCACCCCGTACACCCCGCGCTGGCCGAGACCGTCCGGCGCTATGACATCCCCCCGCAATACCTGTTCGACGCGATCGACGGGATGGAGACCGACCTCGGCCCGGTCCGGATGCAGACGTTCAGCGAACTGTACCCGTACTGCTACCGCGTGGCGTCGGCGGTGGGACTGGCGTGCGTCCGCATCTGGGGGATTCGGCCCGGTGTAACCTTCAGCGATACAGACCAACCGGCCGAGGCGGTCGGCATCGCGTTCCAGCTCACGAACATCCTTCGCGACCTGGCCGAAGATTACGCGCGCGAGCGGGTGTACCTTCCGGCCGACGAACTCGCGCGGTCCGGGTGCCCGCCGGAGTTGTGGCGCGACCCGGGGAACGCGGCGAACTTTCGCGCGATGATGCAGGCCCAGGTCACGCGCGCCCGGGAGTATTACCGCCGCGGCGCCGCCCTGCTCCCGCTGCTGTCGCGCGAGGGCTGGGCGATCTGCCACATGATGTTCAACTCCTACCGCGCGCTGCTCGACGAGATCGAGCGCCGCGGATACGACGTGTTCACGGCCCGGGTGCGGGTGCCGAAGTGGCGCAAGGTCGCCGCGTTCGGCTCCGGGTACCTGATCAAGTGGGGCGTCGTGTAA
- a CDS encoding ABC transporter permease codes for MSYALQTLWHERQRYASGVLAVTFSAVLIALQCGLLLGLFKITSIPVDNTTADLWVGSREVSSVDLGKPIPVSYVSRVAGTPGVKSVELYIANFANFSKPGGGTELCYLLGSQLDGDSAGLPAMLTADQRNALTMPGAIIVDESDMTKRLGLDQDGKPKINGKDVKVVGTVRGLKSLAAPWVLCSEHTARYLLGFLMPGDHVTYLLAKCESPERAWAIAAELRAQYGSDMGAYAAEEFSQRSRLYWLTRTKAGVAIGYAALLGLIVGSVITAQTLYSATAANAKEFAILLALGVPRWRISLMVMVQSFWVGVVGVALAYPVCLGLRLGARQIGADVDLRWEVQLGTVVVTVGMALVSGVFALRSVRQIEPMSLLR; via the coding sequence ATGTCGTATGCCCTCCAAACTCTGTGGCACGAGCGCCAGCGGTACGCCTCGGGCGTGCTGGCGGTGACCTTCTCGGCGGTGCTCATCGCGCTCCAGTGCGGGCTCCTGCTCGGGCTGTTCAAGATCACCTCGATCCCGGTGGACAACACCACCGCGGACCTGTGGGTCGGGTCGCGCGAGGTGTCGAGCGTGGACCTCGGCAAGCCGATCCCGGTGTCGTACGTCAGCCGGGTCGCGGGGACGCCGGGGGTGAAGTCGGTGGAGCTGTACATCGCGAACTTCGCGAACTTCAGCAAGCCGGGCGGCGGGACCGAACTGTGCTACCTGCTGGGCAGCCAGCTCGACGGCGATTCGGCAGGGCTGCCGGCGATGCTCACCGCGGACCAGCGGAACGCGCTCACCATGCCGGGCGCGATCATCGTGGACGAGTCCGACATGACCAAACGGCTCGGACTCGACCAGGACGGCAAGCCGAAGATCAACGGGAAAGACGTCAAGGTGGTGGGGACGGTGCGCGGGCTGAAAAGCCTCGCGGCCCCGTGGGTGCTGTGCAGCGAGCACACCGCCCGCTACCTGCTGGGGTTCCTCATGCCCGGGGACCACGTCACCTACCTGCTGGCGAAGTGCGAGTCGCCGGAGCGGGCCTGGGCGATCGCGGCCGAGTTGCGGGCGCAGTACGGGTCCGACATGGGGGCGTACGCTGCCGAGGAGTTCTCCCAGCGGTCGCGGTTGTACTGGCTGACCCGCACTAAAGCGGGCGTCGCGATCGGGTACGCGGCCCTGCTCGGGCTGATCGTGGGGTCGGTCATCACCGCGCAGACCCTGTACTCCGCGACCGCGGCGAACGCCAAGGAGTTCGCCATCCTGCTCGCTCTCGGCGTGCCGCGGTGGCGGATCTCGCTGATGGTAATGGTCCAGTCGTTCTGGGTCGGGGTGGTCGGGGTCGCGCTGGCGTACCCGGTGTGCCTCGGGTTGCGGCTCGGCGCCCGGCAGATCGGGGCCGACGTGGACCTCCGCTGGGAGGTGCAGTTGGGCACGGTGGTGGTGACCGTCGGCATGGCGCTGGTGTCGGGCGTGTTCGCGCTGCGGAGCGTGCGCCAGATCGAGCCGATGTCGTTGCTGCGATAG
- a CDS encoding SDR family NAD(P)-dependent oxidoreductase, with amino-acid sequence MGTRREVRGRVVLITGASRGIGRRAAVRLAKLGATLALTARSANDLAALVEELNAAGARAAAFPGDVTRAEDRERIVRDTVATFGRLDVLINCAGVCSFGEFSTSSEEIVRKVLEVNFFAPVEMIRACAPHLTRSFETASDGWRPAIVNVASICGRWGIPSMSEHCASKHAFVGLTESLRGEFERFGIDVLLVLPGLVRSDDLQRHLLRNEGKIHLDFEGAQPSDEVADAVVRSLLRNRTEAAVGFVSWWVWFGKRMFPRGVRFFMQRKVWKFARRENAGRKS; translated from the coding sequence ATGGGTACGCGCCGGGAGGTCCGAGGTCGGGTCGTGCTGATTACCGGGGCGTCGCGGGGCATCGGCCGCCGCGCCGCGGTGCGGCTCGCAAAACTCGGCGCAACACTCGCCCTTACTGCACGTTCGGCCAACGACCTGGCGGCCCTCGTCGAGGAACTGAACGCCGCCGGCGCGCGGGCCGCGGCGTTCCCCGGCGACGTGACCCGAGCCGAGGACCGGGAGCGGATCGTTCGGGACACGGTCGCAACCTTCGGCCGGCTGGACGTGCTCATTAACTGCGCGGGCGTGTGCAGCTTCGGGGAGTTCAGCACGTCGAGCGAGGAGATCGTTCGCAAGGTGCTGGAGGTGAACTTCTTCGCCCCGGTCGAAATGATCCGGGCGTGCGCGCCGCACCTGACGAGGAGCTTCGAGACCGCGAGCGACGGCTGGCGCCCCGCCATTGTGAACGTGGCGAGCATCTGCGGGCGGTGGGGCATCCCGTCGATGTCCGAACACTGTGCAAGCAAGCACGCGTTCGTCGGTCTCACGGAGTCACTCCGCGGCGAGTTCGAGCGGTTCGGGATCGACGTTCTTCTGGTACTCCCGGGGCTGGTGCGGAGCGACGACCTCCAGCGCCACCTGCTGCGGAACGAGGGAAAGATCCACCTCGACTTCGAGGGCGCCCAGCCGTCGGACGAGGTCGCCGACGCGGTCGTAAGGAGCCTGCTGCGGAACCGCACCGAAGCGGCGGTCGGGTTCGTGTCGTGGTGGGTGTGGTTCGGGAAGCGGATGTTCCCGCGCGGGGTGCGGTTCTTCATGCAGCGCAAGGTGTGGAAGTTCGCCCGGCGCGAGAACGCGGGCAGGAAGAGCTGA
- the asnB gene encoding asparagine synthase (glutamine-hydrolyzing) yields the protein MCGIAGMFDLSGQRRAPAGVVSAMAKAIYHRGPDEDGYLERPGLHLANRRLSIVGLADGQQPISNEDRSVWTVFNGEFFDYKEKRKTLEAKGHVFRTHTDTELIPHTWEDHGTEFLQHLKGQFAICVWDSRTNEVVLARDRAGICPLFYTTVKHDGADWLLFASEMKALLASGLVERKADLNGLNHIFTFMAMPGPTTVFQGIRCLVPGRYLHFKLGQTTPEQATAQKTYWRVEYPDCGHEDYGADEKKVVDGFEEVLYAAVQRRVWADVPVVSYLSGGVDSSVVVAMANKAMGRPIPTFTVSVNAKGLDEKSEALATAKHLGCSPVVVDCGHDQLRAGYPELIAAAEFPVIDTSCLALLHLARAVHRNGYKVALTGEGADEWLGGYSWFKIRKLIGWMDRIPGVPLGFAVRQLFQRLSGAPRFPRAAYLHSLDRLGGPNGWGDLYGLISTNKLRFFTGDTRAALIGRAALDDLEIPADLHRWHPFNRQMYFGARVMLPGHLLASKGDRIAMHSSVETRYAFLDEDVIAYMAKLHPRWKLRGLLRDKFIERKVAERWLPRDVAWRTKKMFRAPMDSWAAVRGGGAGGTWIDQVLSPDSLRKAGYFDAEAVAQARQRLARPGGGVARTGLEMGLTGVLATQLWHHLYLDGSLCDLESKVDRS from the coding sequence ATGTGTGGGATCGCGGGGATGTTCGACCTGAGTGGCCAGCGCCGCGCCCCCGCGGGCGTGGTGTCGGCGATGGCGAAGGCCATCTACCATCGCGGGCCGGACGAAGACGGCTACCTCGAACGCCCCGGGCTGCACCTCGCCAACCGCCGTCTCTCGATCGTCGGCCTCGCCGACGGTCAGCAGCCCATCTCGAACGAAGACCGGAGCGTCTGGACCGTCTTCAACGGCGAGTTCTTCGACTACAAGGAGAAGCGCAAGACCCTTGAGGCCAAAGGGCACGTCTTCCGGACCCACACTGACACCGAACTGATCCCCCACACCTGGGAGGATCACGGCACCGAGTTCCTTCAGCACCTCAAGGGGCAGTTCGCGATCTGCGTCTGGGACAGCCGGACGAACGAGGTCGTGCTCGCACGCGACCGGGCCGGCATCTGCCCGCTGTTCTACACGACCGTGAAGCACGACGGCGCCGACTGGCTCCTCTTCGCTTCCGAGATGAAGGCGCTGCTGGCCTCCGGGCTGGTCGAGCGCAAGGCCGACCTGAACGGGTTGAACCACATCTTCACGTTCATGGCGATGCCCGGACCGACTACGGTCTTTCAGGGCATCCGGTGCCTCGTACCCGGCCGGTACCTGCACTTCAAGCTCGGGCAGACCACGCCGGAGCAGGCGACCGCGCAAAAGACCTACTGGCGGGTGGAGTACCCGGACTGCGGGCACGAGGACTACGGCGCCGATGAGAAGAAGGTCGTCGACGGGTTCGAGGAGGTGCTGTACGCCGCGGTCCAGCGCAGGGTGTGGGCCGACGTGCCCGTAGTGTCGTACCTGAGCGGCGGCGTGGACTCGAGCGTCGTCGTGGCGATGGCGAACAAGGCGATGGGGCGGCCCATCCCGACGTTCACCGTCTCGGTCAACGCGAAAGGGCTCGACGAGAAGTCCGAGGCGCTGGCGACGGCCAAGCACCTGGGCTGTTCGCCGGTAGTAGTCGACTGCGGGCACGACCAGCTCCGCGCCGGCTACCCGGAGCTGATCGCCGCCGCCGAGTTCCCGGTCATCGACACGTCCTGCCTGGCCCTCCTTCATTTAGCGAGAGCGGTGCATCGAAACGGGTACAAGGTCGCTCTAACTGGTGAGGGCGCCGACGAGTGGCTGGGCGGGTACTCGTGGTTCAAGATCCGCAAGCTGATCGGGTGGATGGACCGCATCCCGGGCGTACCGCTGGGGTTCGCGGTGCGGCAACTGTTCCAGCGGCTCAGCGGCGCGCCGCGGTTCCCGCGCGCCGCCTACCTGCACTCGCTGGACCGGCTCGGCGGGCCGAACGGGTGGGGCGACCTGTACGGGCTGATCAGCACCAACAAGCTGCGGTTCTTCACCGGCGACACCCGGGCCGCGCTGATCGGCCGGGCGGCGCTGGACGACCTCGAGATCCCCGCCGACTTGCACCGGTGGCACCCGTTCAACCGGCAGATGTACTTCGGCGCGCGGGTGATGCTGCCCGGGCACCTGCTCGCGTCCAAGGGGGACCGGATCGCGATGCACTCGTCGGTGGAGACGCGGTACGCGTTCCTCGACGAGGACGTGATCGCGTACATGGCGAAGCTGCACCCGCGGTGGAAGCTGCGCGGGCTGCTGCGGGACAAGTTCATCGAACGTAAGGTGGCCGAGCGGTGGCTGCCCAGGGATGTGGCGTGGCGCACGAAGAAGATGTTCCGCGCCCCGATGGACAGTTGGGCGGCGGTGCGCGGGGGCGGTGCCGGCGGGACGTGGATCGATCAGGTGCTGTCGCCGGATTCGCTCCGGAAGGCCGGTTACTTCGACGCCGAGGCGGTGGCCCAGGCGCGGCAGCGGCTCGCCCGGCCGGGCGGCGGGGTGGCCCGCACCGGGCTGGAAATGGGCCTCACCGGGGTGCTCGCCACGCAACTGTGGCACCACCTGTACCTCGACGGCTCGCTCTGCGATTTGGAGTCAAAAGTCGACCGGTCGTAA
- a CDS encoding DUF2760 domain-containing protein, with the protein MDNMLLIGFMLGAPIGFFVASWFGYQRAGGFEALATALGVANRAKNDPAFAAKLHAVRTGTELKPAGPPKPTKPSGAPLRLLALLQAESRLVDFLLENIQGATDEQIGQAVREVHKKAQAALKQHLVLEPILPGNEDDRVTVPKGFDPSAIRVVGNVTGEPPFNGTIQHPGWKVKEMKLATPAEGADEFVIQPAEVQIA; encoded by the coding sequence ATGGACAACATGCTCTTGATCGGGTTCATGCTGGGTGCGCCGATCGGGTTCTTCGTCGCCTCGTGGTTCGGGTACCAGCGGGCCGGCGGCTTCGAGGCGCTCGCGACCGCGCTGGGGGTCGCGAACCGGGCGAAGAACGACCCGGCGTTCGCGGCCAAGCTCCACGCCGTGCGGACGGGAACGGAGCTGAAGCCCGCGGGGCCGCCCAAGCCCACGAAGCCGAGCGGGGCGCCGCTCCGCCTGCTCGCGCTGCTTCAGGCGGAGTCCCGGCTGGTGGACTTCTTGCTCGAGAACATCCAGGGCGCGACCGACGAGCAGATCGGGCAGGCCGTCCGCGAGGTCCACAAGAAGGCACAGGCCGCGCTGAAGCAGCACCTCGTTCTGGAGCCGATCCTGCCGGGCAACGAGGACGACCGGGTGACCGTTCCGAAGGGGTTCGACCCGTCGGCGATCCGGGTGGTGGGCAACGTGACAGGCGAGCCGCCCTTTAACGGCACGATCCAGCACCCGGGCTGGAAGGTGAAGGAGATGAAGCTCGCCACCCCGGCCGAGGGCGCCGACGAGTTCGTCATTCAGCCGGCCGAGGTGCAGATCGCGTAG
- a CDS encoding ABC transporter ATP-binding protein: protein MSRTASRSTPCLRGVKLMRTYGDGTARRAALREVSIDLYPGQLVLLMGPSGSGKSTLLAVLSGLLEPDSGQVLADDDGAMRDIWQLTAKEREQHRRKHTGFIFQGYNLFPALTARQQLEIVLKWGEGADGGDARRRADEMLERLGLGNNKNKKPAQLSGGEKQRVAIGRALVKNPSFMFADEPTSALDWENGQKVIELLRDAAHQRGASVLCVSHDARLLPFVDVYYHLDDGHLERRELPAE, encoded by the coding sequence ATGAGCCGGACCGCGAGCCGTTCGACGCCGTGCCTGCGGGGTGTGAAGCTGATGCGCACCTACGGCGACGGCACGGCCCGGCGTGCGGCGCTGCGGGAAGTGTCCATCGACCTGTACCCGGGGCAACTGGTGCTGCTCATGGGGCCGTCCGGGAGCGGCAAATCGACGCTCCTGGCGGTCCTCTCGGGGCTGCTGGAGCCCGACAGCGGGCAGGTGCTCGCGGACGACGACGGCGCGATGCGGGACATCTGGCAGTTGACCGCCAAGGAGCGCGAGCAGCATCGCCGTAAGCACACGGGGTTCATCTTTCAGGGGTACAATCTGTTCCCGGCCCTCACCGCGCGGCAGCAACTGGAGATCGTGCTGAAGTGGGGCGAGGGGGCGGACGGCGGGGACGCCCGGCGCCGGGCGGACGAGATGCTCGAACGGCTGGGGCTGGGGAACAACAAGAACAAGAAGCCGGCCCAACTGTCCGGGGGCGAGAAGCAGCGGGTCGCCATCGGCCGGGCGCTCGTGAAGAACCCGTCGTTCATGTTCGCCGACGAGCCCACCAGCGCCCTCGACTGGGAGAACGGGCAGAAGGTGATCGAGTTGCTCCGCGACGCGGCCCACCAGCGCGGCGCCTCGGTGCTGTGCGTGTCTCACGACGCGCGGCTGCTGCCGTTCGTGGACGTGTACTACCACCTGGACGACGGTCACCTGGAACGGCGGGAACTGCCCGCGGAGTGA
- a CDS encoding DUF1501 domain-containing protein, translating into MPPFCTGPRVSRRQMIQAGAASYLGLNLPQLLRANEARKGHDARADACIVIFLNGGPSHLDMWDPKPDAPAEVRGEFKPIPTSVPGVLFGEHLPKFARQMRRCTVIRSAHHSVNNAHAAAVYCALTGHDRGEIGGGARPDDYPCVGSVVGVRRPPAHAVPPHVLLPFITKEGAGGPPQPGFFGGWLGKTHDPLVILRDPNAADFALPELTLGPDINPSRFDARRDLEVRLAAARKGGTADDLDGIRAKAYDLLTAPAMREAVRLDREPAKLRDSYGRNIYGQSVLLARRLIEAGTRVACVSWAPDANATWDTHGNNFVKLKSELLPQLDAAFSTLLDDLDARGMLERTLVVVVGDFGRTPKINTNGAGRDHWNFCYSLVLAGGGVKGGYVHGASDKIGAKPSRNPVTPADVIATVYECLGVPPDLELQDRLGRPYVLCPWGRPIPEVLA; encoded by the coding sequence ATGCCACCCTTCTGCACCGGGCCGCGCGTCTCGCGCCGCCAGATGATCCAGGCCGGCGCCGCCTCGTACCTCGGGTTGAACCTCCCGCAACTGCTCCGCGCCAACGAAGCGCGAAAGGGGCACGACGCCCGCGCCGACGCGTGCATCGTCATCTTCCTGAACGGCGGGCCGAGCCACCTCGACATGTGGGACCCGAAGCCAGACGCGCCGGCGGAAGTGCGCGGCGAGTTCAAACCCATTCCGACCAGCGTGCCCGGGGTGCTGTTCGGCGAGCACCTGCCGAAGTTCGCCCGGCAGATGCGCCGCTGCACCGTCATCCGGTCCGCGCACCACAGCGTGAACAACGCGCACGCCGCCGCTGTGTACTGCGCGCTCACCGGGCACGACCGCGGCGAGATCGGCGGCGGCGCTCGGCCCGACGATTACCCGTGCGTCGGGTCCGTGGTCGGCGTCCGGCGCCCGCCGGCGCACGCGGTCCCGCCGCACGTGCTGCTACCGTTCATCACGAAGGAAGGCGCCGGCGGCCCGCCGCAGCCGGGGTTCTTCGGCGGGTGGCTCGGTAAGACGCACGACCCGCTCGTCATCCTGCGCGACCCGAACGCCGCCGACTTCGCCCTTCCGGAACTCACGCTCGGGCCGGACATCAACCCATCCCGGTTCGACGCCCGGCGCGACCTGGAGGTCCGGCTCGCGGCGGCCCGCAAGGGGGGCACGGCCGACGACCTCGACGGCATCCGCGCGAAGGCGTACGACCTGCTCACCGCGCCGGCGATGCGCGAGGCCGTGAGACTGGACCGCGAGCCGGCGAAGTTGCGCGATTCCTACGGGCGCAACATTTACGGCCAGAGCGTCCTCCTGGCGCGGCGGCTGATCGAGGCCGGGACCCGGGTGGCGTGCGTGTCGTGGGCGCCGGACGCGAACGCCACCTGGGACACGCACGGCAACAACTTCGTGAAACTCAAGAGCGAACTGCTGCCCCAACTGGACGCCGCGTTCTCCACGCTCCTCGACGACCTCGACGCCCGCGGGATGTTGGAACGCACGCTGGTGGTGGTCGTGGGCGACTTCGGGCGGACGCCGAAGATCAACACCAACGGCGCCGGCCGCGATCACTGGAACTTCTGTTACTCACTGGTGCTGGCCGGCGGCGGGGTCAAGGGCGGCTACGTCCACGGCGCCAGCGACAAGATCGGCGCGAAGCCGAGCCGCAACCCGGTGACGCCGGCGGACGTGATCGCCACCGTGTACGAGTGCCTCGGGGTGCCGCCCGACCTGGAGCTTCAGGACCGGCTCGGTCGGCCCTACGTGCTGTGCCCGTGGGGCCGGCCGATTCCCGAAGTGCTCGCGTGA
- a CDS encoding DUF7716 domain-containing protein has translation MSERNVLTLGDVLTSPTRPGRDVHLFLPADRPWALSAPALVVDLDDGDEEPENVERRTGFRYVLPLSTVGQITANARRQLRTPTAGELLRAFLFYYNCDAFIDVTRGAG, from the coding sequence GTGAGCGAACGCAACGTGCTAACGCTCGGAGACGTGCTGACGAGCCCCACACGTCCGGGCCGCGACGTTCACCTCTTTTTGCCGGCCGATCGGCCCTGGGCGCTCTCGGCCCCGGCGCTGGTCGTCGACCTCGACGACGGCGATGAGGAACCGGAGAACGTCGAGCGCCGAACCGGCTTCCGGTACGTATTGCCGCTCTCAACTGTTGGTCAGATCACGGCGAACGCGCGGCGTCAGTTGCGCACGCCGACGGCCGGCGAGTTGCTCCGCGCATTCCTCTTCTACTACAACTGCGACGCGTTCATCGACGTGACGAGAGGGGCCGGTTGA
- a CDS encoding type II toxin-antitoxin system HicB family antitoxin: MTSDRYEAILHWSKANDAYIATVPELPGCAADGATRREALAAVEIVIAEWLETAKELGRPIPEPRGRLMFA, from the coding sequence ATGACTAGCGACCGTTACGAGGCGATCCTGCACTGGAGTAAGGCGAACGACGCCTACATCGCCACGGTGCCGGAACTGCCCGGGTGCGCGGCCGACGGCGCGACCCGCCGGGAGGCACTCGCCGCTGTCGAGATCGTTATCGCCGAGTGGCTCGAAACGGCGAAAGAGCTGGGTCGGCCGATTCCCGAGCCGCGGGGCCGGTTAATGTTCGCGTAA
- a CDS encoding HlyD family secretion protein encodes MNWLRKMRPVLIVIGLGLAVGSLVGARALTHGSGSEATAKGADVPPPRAAGGPVVLGTVDTDPPPVSYGLPPVIQSGTIAKVSVKDSDEVAAGQELYVFDSTIQQKDVDRAKAAVAYAETKVRQAEELAKQHKATIDFTRSSALANSERKVTAQQSYYNLVKENIITGYKKVDRLPESEWEAKLKTDPALYKAHVDYDAAVGERDVVKANLARLEAADPQVQVREAQAAVEQARAELAKAQAAVEMCVVRARTAGTVEQVSISAGATLGISTRTPALWLIPAGPRVVRAEVEAEFAHRVGPGLTGKPVTVMDHSDAKLTYTGTVRHIGSTFLLKRASAENFLGSDTRVIEAVIDIADPAPAGKPPLRVGQRVRVNMGQ; translated from the coding sequence ATGAACTGGCTCCGCAAGATGCGACCGGTGCTGATCGTGATCGGGCTCGGGCTGGCGGTCGGCAGCCTCGTGGGCGCCCGCGCGTTGACTCACGGGAGCGGGTCGGAGGCGACCGCGAAAGGCGCGGACGTGCCGCCGCCGCGGGCCGCGGGCGGGCCGGTGGTGCTCGGGACCGTTGACACGGACCCGCCGCCGGTTTCCTACGGGCTGCCCCCGGTAATTCAGTCCGGTACCATTGCGAAGGTGTCCGTCAAGGACAGCGACGAGGTGGCCGCCGGGCAGGAACTGTACGTGTTCGATTCCACCATTCAGCAGAAAGACGTGGACCGCGCGAAGGCAGCAGTGGCCTACGCCGAGACGAAGGTCAGACAGGCCGAGGAGTTGGCCAAGCAGCACAAAGCGACCATCGATTTCACCCGCAGTTCCGCACTTGCCAACTCTGAGCGCAAGGTTACCGCCCAACAGTCGTATTACAACCTCGTGAAAGAGAACATCATCACAGGTTACAAGAAGGTGGACCGGCTTCCCGAGTCCGAGTGGGAGGCGAAACTGAAGACCGATCCGGCCCTCTATAAGGCCCATGTGGACTACGACGCCGCGGTCGGCGAGCGCGACGTGGTAAAGGCGAACCTGGCCCGGCTGGAAGCGGCCGACCCGCAGGTGCAAGTGAGGGAGGCGCAGGCCGCGGTCGAGCAGGCGCGGGCCGAACTCGCTAAAGCACAGGCGGCCGTAGAAATGTGCGTCGTGCGGGCGCGGACCGCGGGCACCGTGGAGCAGGTGTCGATCAGCGCCGGGGCGACGCTCGGGATCAGCACCCGCACGCCCGCGTTGTGGCTGATTCCGGCCGGGCCGCGGGTGGTTCGCGCCGAGGTCGAGGCCGAGTTCGCGCACCGGGTCGGCCCGGGGCTCACGGGCAAGCCAGTGACCGTAATGGACCACAGCGATGCGAAACTTACCTACACCGGGACGGTGCGGCACATCGGGAGCACCTTCCTGTTGAAGCGCGCCAGTGCTGAGAACTTCCTGGGCAGTGACACGCGGGTCATTGAGGCGGTTATCGACATTGCCGACCCGGCCCCGGCCGGGAAGCCGCCGCTCCGCGTGGGGCAGCGGGTGCGCGTGAACATGGGGCAGTAA